Proteins encoded within one genomic window of Halorussus salilacus:
- a CDS encoding PHP domain-containing protein, translating to MDGESFRADLHVKVLDESVVARAKARGLDALVYAPHFTRLPEIRERAARFSDDDLLVVPGREVFTGTWRNRKHVLAVGLDDPVPDFVSLDDALAEFARQDAAVLVPHPEFLNVGLGGEDLRRYRDEIDAVETYNPKHWPHHDRRARELASDLDLPAFTSSYAHLRGTVGEAWTEFEGSFDSAADLAAALRSGVERRVVRRSGWSHRLRCGAEFAHLGWENSYEKVDRILLSGTEPTHPDHVAYDGRFECVY from the coding sequence ATGGACGGCGAGTCGTTTCGCGCGGACCTCCATGTGAAGGTGCTCGACGAGAGCGTGGTCGCGCGGGCGAAGGCCCGCGGACTCGACGCGCTGGTCTATGCACCCCACTTCACCCGCCTGCCGGAGATTCGCGAGCGCGCGGCCCGGTTCTCCGACGACGACCTGCTCGTGGTGCCCGGTCGCGAGGTGTTCACCGGAACGTGGCGCAATCGCAAGCACGTCCTCGCGGTCGGCCTCGACGACCCGGTTCCCGACTTCGTCTCGCTCGACGACGCGCTGGCGGAGTTCGCCCGACAGGACGCCGCGGTGCTGGTCCCCCATCCCGAGTTCCTCAACGTCGGTCTCGGGGGCGAGGACCTCCGGCGCTATCGCGACGAAATCGACGCTGTCGAGACGTACAACCCCAAGCACTGGCCCCACCACGACCGCCGGGCGCGCGAACTCGCCAGCGACCTCGACCTCCCGGCGTTCACCTCGTCGTACGCCCACCTCCGCGGGACGGTCGGCGAGGCCTGGACCGAGTTCGAGGGGTCGTTCGACTCGGCGGCCGACCTCGCCGCGGCGCTCAGGTCGGGGGTCGAGCGCCGGGTGGTCCGCCGGTCGGGGTGGAGCCACCGACTCCGCTGTGGCGCGGAGTTCGCCCACCTCGGGTGGGAGAACTCCTACGAGAAGGTAGACCGCATCCTGCTCTCGGGGACGGAACCGACCCACCCGGACCACGTCGCCTACGACGGCCGGTTCGAGTGCGTGTACTAG
- a CDS encoding HAD family hydrolase: MRAVFFDLDGTLVELPDDFEAVFEAALSDAGVSPDPEYHDHFVEILFEHLDDCHPEPYRAAMADLCAEFDIVPDFEELAAAYVDREVGATELAAGAREALDALDCQLGVVTNGATGVQRPKLAHHDLEEYFDAVVVSGDVGASKPDPEIFAAARESIPADEYAFVADDLERDVVPAQGAGFTGVHLVDGDASADRDGRADATVASLGEVPDVLE; encoded by the coding sequence ATGCGAGCAGTGTTCTTCGACCTCGACGGCACGCTGGTCGAGCTCCCCGACGACTTCGAGGCCGTCTTCGAGGCGGCGCTGTCGGACGCGGGCGTGAGTCCCGACCCCGAGTACCACGACCACTTCGTCGAGATTCTCTTCGAGCACCTCGACGACTGTCACCCCGAGCCGTACCGCGCCGCGATGGCCGACCTCTGCGCCGAGTTCGACATCGTTCCCGACTTCGAGGAACTGGCGGCGGCCTACGTCGACCGCGAGGTCGGCGCGACCGAACTCGCGGCCGGAGCACGCGAGGCGCTCGACGCGCTCGACTGCCAACTCGGCGTGGTGACCAACGGCGCGACCGGTGTCCAACGCCCGAAGCTGGCCCACCACGACCTCGAGGAGTACTTCGACGCGGTGGTCGTCTCGGGCGACGTGGGCGCGAGCAAGCCCGACCCCGAGATATTCGCGGCCGCGAGGGAGTCGATTCCGGCCGACGAGTACGCCTTCGTCGCCGACGACTTGGAGCGCGACGTGGTGCCCGCGCAGGGGGCCGGGTTCACGGGCGTCCACCTCGTCGACGGTGACGCCTCGGCCGACCGCGACGGTCGCGCCGACGCGACCGTCGCGTCGCTGGGCGAGGTCCCCGACGTTCTGGAGTGA